A single region of the Thermotoga sp. genome encodes:
- a CDS encoding sigma factor-like helix-turn-helix DNA-binding protein, with product MKTTPNVWEILDKLVQRRMLVRQEIHELWRKKGFLERYADTMLVHTSSIVYCAKRKNDQNAKAFRDAEVVRVLKMMDEAIEKLTEDERQIWLWRYQQKMTLAEIGQMLTGLNTRSKNPTVYWKVRASKCLNRIAFELARILRKL from the coding sequence GTGAAGACCACCCCGAATGTCTGGGAGATTCTGGATAAATTGGTTCAACGTAGAATGCTTGTTAGACAAGAAATCCATGAATTGTGGCGGAAAAAGGGATTCCTTGAAAGATATGCGGATACTATGTTAGTTCATACGTCATCTATAGTATATTGCGCTAAGAGGAAAAACGACCAAAATGCCAAAGCTTTCAGAGATGCCGAGGTTGTGAGGGTTCTGAAGATGATGGATGAAGCTATTGAAAAACTAACAGAAGATGAGAGACAGATATGGCTCTGGAGATATCAGCAAAAGATGACATTGGCTGAAATCGGGCAGATGCTTACAGGCTTGAATACCAGAAGTAAAAATCCTACAGTCTATTGGAAGGTTAGAGCCTCGAAATGCTTAAATAGAATTGCATTTGAACTCGCTAGAATTCTCAGAAAACTCTGA